A region of Vigna radiata var. radiata cultivar VC1973A unplaced genomic scaffold, Vradiata_ver6 scaffold_70, whole genome shotgun sequence DNA encodes the following proteins:
- the LOC106779988 gene encoding endoplasmic reticulum-Golgi intermediate compartment protein 3 yields MGMKQVIKSLDAFPRAEDHLLQKTQSGALVSVVGLIIMATLFVHELGYYLTTYTVHQMSVDLKRGETLPIHINMTFPSLPCDVLSVDAIDMSGKHEVDLDTNIWKLRLNRDGHIIGTEYISDLVEKEHTHHKHDDHKDHDEHSEQKIHLQNLDESTENIIKKVKEAIKNGEGCRVYGVLDVQRVAGNFHISVHGLNIYVAQMIFDGAKNVNVSHVIHDLSFGPKYPGLHNPLDDTNRILHDTSGTFKYYIKVVPTEYRYISKEVLPTNQFSVSEYYSPINQYDRTWPAVYFLYDLSPITVTIKEERRSFLHFITRLCAVLGGTFAVTGMLDRWMYRLIEALTKSKSKR; encoded by the exons ATGGGAATGAAACAAGTCATTAAAAGCCTCGACGCGTTTCCACGCGCCGAGGATCACTTGTTGCAGAAAACCCAATCTGGGGCTCTTG TATCCGTAGTTGGTTTGATTATAATGGCCACATTGTTTGTGCACGAGCTGGGTTACTATCTTACAACCTACACTGTTCaccag ATGTCAGTGGACTTGAAGCGGGGGGAAACTCTTCCAATTCATATTAACATGACGTTCCCTTCTTTGCCTTGTGATG TTTTGAGTGTAGACGCCATTGACATGTCGGGAAAGCACGAGGTGGATCTTGATACTAACATATGGAAA CTTCGCTTGAACAGGGATGGCCATATAATTGGCACTGAATATATATCCGATCTTGTTGAAAAGGAGCATACCCATCATAAGCATG ATGATCATAAAGATCATGATGAGCATTCAGAACAGAAGATTCATTTGCAAAATCTTGATGAATCTACGGAAAATATTATCAAGAAAGTGAAGGAAGCAATAAAAAATGGGGAAGGATGCCGG GTTTATGGCGTTTTAGATGTTCAAAGGGTTGCTGGAAATTTCCATATTTCAGTACATGGACTTAATATATATGTTGCACAAatg ATCTTTGATGGAGCAAAGAATGTGAATGTTAGTCATGTCATCCATGATTTATCATTTGGCCCCAAATATCCAGGACTTCACAACCCACTTGATGACACAAATAGGATTCTGCATGATACCAGTggaacatttaaatattatataaag GTTGTTCCAACCGAATATAGATATATCTCAAAAGAAGTTCTACCAACTAATCAGTTCTCAGTATCAGAATATTATTCACCAATTAATCAGTATGATCGGACTTGGCCAG CTGTCTACTTTTTGTATGATCTATCACCCATTACTGTCACTATCAAGGAAGAGCGCCGGAGTTTTCTCCATTTTATTACTCGGTTATGTGCTGTGCTAGGTGGAACCTTTGCTGTGACAG GAATGCTTGACCGTTGGATGTACAGACTTATTGAAGCTCTGACTAAATCAAAGTCTAAACGGTAG